CAGTTGGTTACAACCGGACCTATATTGCTCCGAAAGAGATTTCCTACGCCATTGTTCCAGTAGGATATGCCGACGGCTATGATTACCTGTTATCCAACAAAGGAACACTCCTGATTCATGATTCACCTTGTCCGGTGATCGGGAAAATCAGCATGGATATGACGGCGGTGGATATTTCATCTGTTCCGAAAGAGGTGCGGCCGGGGGATGAAGTCATCGTTTTTGGAGATGAGCACACTAAGGTCCGGGTGGAAAGTCTGTGTAGATCCTATCATGGATCTCCGTATGAACTCTTGTGCCAAACCGGTCGAAGAGCCAGGCGTTTTTATTTCAGGGATGGCGAGCTTATCAAAGCCCGTCCTCTGGCCCGGCGCGAATTCATTTCCAGTGATTATGAACCTGACGAATTGTCCCGGGTAATTGAATCGGCGATCGGAGAAAAAACGGGAAACCGGGACATAGCCCGGCTGATTTTTGACACCGTTTTACAACGACTGTTCCGGGAAGAGTCCCATCCTCTTTTTCACCGGCACCAATTCTATCACCGGCTTCGTTTTTCCGAACCGAAAGAAAAAAGTCTTGCCGGTGAATATTTTCTGATCGATACAGAACTCTCTTTCAGAAAACAGCTGGAGCGTAATTATTTTATGATAGCCTGTGCCGGTAATGAAAGGGAGCTGGAAAAGTATTTCCGCAGGGATGATGTGGAGTATCGCTGGCTTTTAGATGGGTCATTACGCCCTGACGACCGGAGTTTTACAATTACCTCGGTCCGGGTGAATGATCTGGATCTGAAATATGAAAGCAGACTTTCCGGGTCCTGTCTGGAACTTATCTGTACACACAAAGACCTCCACAACCTGTTAGGGAAACAGGTCCGTTTTACCATAAACACACGGACTTATTATCCGAAATCCTCCCATCAGCTGACGGTTTATGTGACCGGACTTACCCGGGGAGCTGAAATTTCTGTGGATTATGACGGGGTTCTTCCGTCCATGGATGTGATTCCGTTTTTCCCGGGCGGTCAACCGGAGATTCGGCGTCACAAAGGATCAATTCATCTGATTACCCCTGAAAAAGAGTGGCTGCTGCCGGGAAGCGGGGTGGTTTTTGCCTTCTGACGAACATTCAAAAAATGGACAACTTTTATCCCTGAATCCTGTCCATCCCCCCAGGAGGAATGTGATGACAACATTAAAAGATATACATGGCGGCCGGATTCTGGATGTTGCCTGTGGCGGTGGTCATACGGCCGTTGAGCTATGTCGTGAACTGAAGAGCTGGGACCATGTGACAGGCATTGATATGCGGCATCAGCTTAAGGATGAATTTTTAGGGAGATTTCCCAAAGGGAAAGCCACTTTTATCACAGGTGATGTACGAAGAGTCGTGGATAAAAATATGGTGTTTGATACCATTCTTTTGGGATTTTCCCTCCACCATCTTCCGGATGTTCATGAATTGATTTCCGACCTTTCACACCTGTGTCCTGATAATGGGCATTTGATAATTTTGGAAATGTTCCGGGATAAGCTTACGCCGGCCCAGGACATTCAGAAACGGATTCATGAACTGGCTGGCCGGCTGGATACACTCCGGGGAGAATATCATGCCCCGGTATTATCCCGTGAGGAAATTGATGCCTGTGTGACCCGGAGTGGAAAATGGCAGATCATGTATACAGAAGATGAAAGTGGAGAAAACCTGTCCAACGATCTGTATAAAATCAACCAAACCAGTGAAAAATTACAACAGATAGCGGCTTCAACGTATAAAAACAGCATTCCCGAAGCAGTACAGAAAGAAATTGATCAACTCATGGATGAAACCCGGCGAATCGGTATGTCCAGTCCGCCCTTTCGAATGGTAATCGCAGGCTTGAATCGGCAGTCGACAGTTGACAGTCGAAAAGTCGATTGATTACATTGGTTAGATTGAACAACTTGTCACGTGTCACGCGTTACGCGTCACTTTTTCAGTCATCAGTCGGCAGTGATGAGGGGATTGGGGAGATTGGGGGATTGACACTTCGCCGTGCTCAGTATTCAAACGCCTTCGGCGATCAAAAATTCAAGCGGCACTATGTGCCGTTCAATTGCTTCACTTTGTTCAGCATTCAAGCACTGCTTCGCAGTGTTCAAAAAAGAAGACACCTATTTAAATCCGCATATCTGGAATTGAACACCGAACGAAGTGAGGTGCTTGAACCCAATGAAATGGGGTTTGAACGCCGTCAGGCGTTGGAATACCGCATAGCGGCTATTGAACACCGAACGTAGTGAGGTGCTTGAACACCACGAAGTGGTGATTGAAAGCCGCGAAGCGGCGTTTAATAATTCAAGCGGCACTTCGTGCCGTTCAATTGCTTCGTTGCGCTCCGCATTCAATCGTCTTCAGTGTTCCACAATTCAAATATATCATTGCGTACGATATTCAAGGGAATTGGGAAAAAAATGTATCGTTGATTATAGAAAATCGATTCATCTTTCACGAAACCTAACTCATCATTCAGTAATTCAATTCATCATTCATCATTCATCATTCATCATTCATCATTCATCATTCATCATTCATCATTGAGCCTCCTCCGAAAACCCCATTAAAAAATACGGTTATAATTGTATAAATACGGGGGTTTTCGGATAAATCGAGGGATTGGATTGGAAAAAGCCATAAAAATTAGCCAGATGGCGACCGATTGAGGAAAAAATGAAAAAGCAAGGGGTGGATGGGACTGTGTTTTGAACCTTTTGTGCACATAATGCTGCTTTTTGCTCTTCAAACGGCTTTTTTGGACGTACGTATCCCGCGATTCGTTTGATGTTTACCGCCATCGCCCGGCAATAAGCCCACATCTGCTGTTTCTGCTTTCGACGGTAGGGTGTTTTATTATTCAGAAGTCCATAAGCAAAATGACCAATCGTGGCTTCCACGTTATTACGGATCTGCAGTTCTCTTTCAGGACGGGATATCAGTTTTTGACGTTGCAAAGCAGTGTATATGGCCAGACTGCTAAAGTATTTCCGGCCGGAGTCTGTTCGGATATAATATCGTGCTTCTTCCGAGTCTTGATACGTCTCTGCTTTATGAAGTTCATACACGCTCCCGCTCTCGCGGTCCACGGCAACATACCCTTCGTGTGTTTCATGGATCAGATATCGGGGCTCACTTCCTTTGATTCCGGTCACCACAAAATCAAGGTCTCTTTCTTCCGAGTACCGGCTGTTACTTTCGCTGTAATAAGCCCCGTCAGCATGCACATGTTCTACCCTTTGACCCGTGACTCTTTCACTGCCTTCCACCGCCTCTTTATAAAAACGGGCCTCCCCGCAACTGGCGGCCTCTATCCGGATATCCGTGATTAAATGCAAGTCCTCTCCACAGGTCTCTGTCACATTCGCATGATACCCCTTCACCTTCTTTCCTGACTTGCCCCGATAGGTGCAGTCCGGATCATGGGGCGATTGAACACTATCCGGGGGGATTTTCTCCTTCGGGCGTAAGATAATCTTCTCCTCTTCATTCACCTCATATTGGTTCTCAAAGACCCGCTTCAATACCCGGAATGATTCCTCCTTTTTTCCCTTATAATGACGGATGACCATATAAAGTAATTCACCTAAACGCACTAGGCGTTCATTGACTTCATCACGGTTATGACGATAGACAACCTTCTCTGCCTCTTCTCCCAACAAACGACTGATCTCTGTCCGATACCGCGTCTGTAGAAAACGCTTATCACTCTTGGTTAGCCCCCGATAAAACATCTCAAAACTCTTGTGGACCAACTCATAACGACTGTACCAGCCTATATTGCTCCCCAGTAATTTGCTGTCCATCCGGATACGCCGTCCATCCACCTTGAATTCACGAACTTGTGCTTCCGTTATCTGGGAAAAAGTCTCTTCCAGCAATTCCTCGCCCGTCTCTTTACCATGCTCATAGATCCGCTTTCGGAATAAGTAATAGGTGGAGGGAACCGGGATATCTTCCGTGAGCGTGTCGATTCCGATGGCGCGACGGACCAAAACATTAAACTCAAACTGCTCAAATAACTGACTGTCGCTCCAGCGAAACAGCTCTTTGATAATCATCATGGATACCAACTGTTTTACTGGGGCATTCGGTGCGCCCATCCGCGCATCAAACAATATCCGGTAAGGCGTCTCGTCAATGACATCATAGACCATGCACCGGAATTGATTGTGCCATCGCGTCTCATCACGGTATTTCTTCAGCTTCTTCTTGTTCCATTCTAACAGGTTCTCTACATCACCAAACAACTCTACCGGCCGACTGGACTCTGTCTCTTTGAACATCTTTGCCTCTTAAAATATTGCTCATATTTTACAATATTTTATCAACAATATCAAGTTATATTACTGATTATCAAAGACTTATAGACTATTTGACGCCTGTCATAACGCCTGTACCCGAGCATGGCTGTCGACTTTTCGGAGTGGGATCATCATTCATCATTCATCATTCATCATTCATCATTCATCATTCATCATTCATCATTCATCATTCATAATACCGTGTGTTCTATTAAAATATGAAGACCTATCCCAATCAGAATCACGCCACCCACAATATCGGCCCAGCGGCTGAAATGACATCCCACACGGCAGCCGATAAGGACTCCGAGGAAGGAGAGGATGAAGGTGGTTATTCCAATCATCAGTACGGCAGTCAACAGGTGTATATCCAGTAAGGCAAAACTGATGCCAACAGCCAGAGCATCTATGCTGGTGGCAATGGAAAGTAGCAATAGGGTCCGGATTTTAAAATGATCGGTTTTTTGATCTTCAGGGATTTCGTGAAAAGCCTCCCATATCATTTTCAGACCAATAAAAAGGAGGAGACCAAAAGCAATCCAGTGATCTACTTGCTCAATATAGGATTTGAATCCGATAGCCGCATAGTAGCCGATCACCGGCATCATGGCCTGAAAAAAACCGAAAAATACTGCCATCTTCAGGGATTTTCCCAGATGATGTTTGCCCAGATTTAAGCCGCCGGAGACCGAAACGGCCAGGGCATCCATGGCGAGTCCGATGGCAATCACAAACAAAGCGAAAAGTGACATCCTGACTCCTTGTATTGGGCCCAATCTAAAAGAAAATGTCCAGATCTCAAAGTTTCGTGACTTATTTGTATCTCTTCTATATATTATCTTATATGACAAACTTCAAAAGACGTCTTTTTGTTCTCTTTTTGCTGATATTTTGCCATTTTACTCCTGTCCGGAGTCAATCCATGGTTGAAATCCATGGGAATGGTCCCCTTGGATCGGTTGTGACCCTCTTCAGACAGGATACGATTGTGTGCAGGCAAAGAATACAGGATGACGGGAAGTATTCATTTAAGATCAAGGATGGCCCTGAACGGAAATTTCTCACCTGTAACCGTGTCGGTTTTAAAAGTAGCGGACGAATCGGAATATCATCCGGCAATGTGAGCTCAGATTTCTACCTTTCTCCGATTAAACAACCGCGGAAAACCGTGAGTGCGTGGATCAGTACGCCGGTTTTCAGGGAAGGTATCGAGAGTTTTGCAAATAATGCTTCACTTTTTACTCATATTTCACCAATGGCATACAGAATAGTGGATAACGGTCGTATCCACTGGAATCCGGACCGGGAGGTCCGCTCTGTCCAGCAAGTAGCCTATAAGCATTCCGTAGCCGTTTATCCTTCACTGGGAGCCGATTACAAATCCCCAATTGTCCGGGATATGATTCGAAATCCGGAAATCCGGGACAGGCAAATCCATCGCATAGCCCAACAAATGTTATGGTTTGGTTTTGAAGGAGTGGATCTGGATTTTGAAGGGATTGACCCGGCAGACCGGAACGATTTTACAACCTTTGTCCGTTTATTGGCCGACACGCTTCATTCATACGGACTATCCCTGTCGGTGACTCTTCAGCCCAAACTTCAAACCCATGGCGGACAGGATTATCAGGCTATCGGAGAAGCAGCGGATATTGTCCGGATCATGTGTTATGATAATCACTGGGGTAAACCTATACCACCCCATCATTCCGATTATACCTGGATCCGGAACGTGATGCGATTTGCCATAAGTGATTCGGGAGGCATCCCACCTGAAAAAGTGGTGATGGCCCTGCCTTTATATGGACACCGGGGAAAGGTGGATGGAGAACATGCTCTTTTCTGGACTGAGGTAGTGGATATTCTGAAAAAGGCCGGATTGCCTGAATCCCATGTCCAAAGAAATGTCTATGATCTGCCATTTTTCTCCATCGAGGACGAAGCGGTGTATTTTGAAGACGGCCTGAGTGTACGAAAAAAACTGGATATCATCGATGAACTGGAATTACAGGGAGTATGTTTCTGGCGTCTGGGACAGGAGGATCCACAGTTATATCGCTTTATGGATGATTGGTTGAAAGGAGAGTAAGATGTGTGGCCGTTTTGCTCTGGCATTTACGAAGGATGTGATTATTGAAGAACTAAATGGTGGTGATTGGTTTGAGTATCGTTATCCTTTGGCATTACCCCGCTATAATGTGGCACCCATGCAATATGCACCGGTTTTATGGAAAGAAGAAAAACGAATAATCCTTGATGCTTTCCGATGGGGACTCGTTCCCAAATGGGCAAAAGATGAAAGTTTTGCTTCCCGTATGATTAATGCCCGTATCGAAACCCTCCGGGAGAAACCGGCTTACCGTTCTCTTGTGACTCATCACCGGGGTGTGGTATTGAGCAGTGGTTATTTTGAGTGGCAAAAAATCGGATCCGTCAAACAGCCGTGGTACATTTACCCCGCAAAGGGATCTGTCCTTCCACTGGCAGGCCTTTGGGATGTATGGAATACGGTGGATATGTCCCCATTATATACGTTTACCATCATTACTACAGATGCCCGGGATGATTTATCGCATATACACACACGCATGCCTGCGTTAATGAATCCCGGTCAAATTCAACCCTGGATAGAAGGAGACCTGTCACCAGACGATCTAAAAAAACCGGATGTTAAAACCCGGATTCATCCAGTTTCAACGATTGTAAATTCACCAGGGCATGACAATCCCCAATGTATTCGGCAAACAGAACTTTGATGAACATAAAAAGCAGAAAAATTGTAGAGTTTTTGGTTTTATTTATCTTCATCCCTGTCATGCTTATTTTTATCAATCACATTGCCGGACGGCTGATTATCCCGGTACTCCTGATTACGTCGTTTATTGTTTTTAAACAATTACAGAAAGATCCGGCTTTTGATCGTCACAGTTTGTGGAAAGGCCGGTTAAATAAAAAAGAAATCAAGGGGATTATTTACCGGTTCATCCCCGGTGCTTTATTGGTGGGAGTGTTGACTTATTTCTTTTTGCCGGACCATTTTCTTGCTTTTCCAAAGGAAGTGCCCGGATTTTGGATTTTGGTCATGATTTTGTATCCATTGATTTCAGTTTATCCCCAGGAAGTGATATTCCGCACCTATATTTTTCACCGTTATCAATCCGTTTTTTCTGGAAAACATGAGATGATTACCGCAAGTGCAGTGGCATTTGGGATGTACCACCTGTTTTTTTGTAACTGGATTGCCCCGGTCCTGAGTTTTGCCGGCGGATTCCTCTTTGCATCCACTTATGCACGATCCCGCTCCACAGCAGCCGTTGTTCTGGAACATGCCCTGTGGGGAGATCTTATTTTTACTATTGGTCTGGGGATGTATTTTTATGGGGGAAATATATGAGGAGTTTAGAGTTTAGAGTGGAGAGTAATGAGTTGGAGTTTTGAGTTTTGAGTGTTGAGTTTTGAGTGTTGAGTTTTGAGTGTTGAGTTTTGAGTGTTGAGTTTTGAGTTTTAAGTGTTGAGCAATATTATGTTAAAAGAATATATAAAATAAAATATAATCTTGATTTTCTGGTTTGGTTGGATTATTTTGCCCCCGGGGGGGAGAACAGGTAAAAGAAATCCTATAAAGAAATGATCTTATATCAAAACTGCAGCAAATTTCTGGAAACCCATGAATTTATGTGATATAATCTTTATTTATTGTTCTCATTTCAATAAATTCCTGCTTCACATTTAAGAAGCATGAAAGGAATCCGGAATGATGAAATCCGAAAAAATCAAAGGGTTATTATCTACACTGGGACCGGGAATTCTCTTTGCAGGAGCAGCTATCGGTGGTTCCCATTTGGTACAATCCACCCGGGCAGGTGCCAATTATGGATTTACTCTGATGGGGCTTGTTGTTCTTACTTTGGTTCTTAAATACCCCTTTTTTCAATATAGTCACCGTTATGCGGCACGAACCGGTAAATCCCTGGTGGAAGGGTACCGGGAGCAGGGACAATGGGTTTTGGGACTCTTTTTCTTTTTTGCCGTCATCGTCGGTATTATTAATGTCGCAGCAGTCACCCTGGTCACCGGTGGACTGGCATCATATCTGACTCACTGGACATGTCATCCAGCCCTTTCAAGTGCTGCTGTGCTTGCGATTGTTCTGCTCATGATCGTTATTGGAAAATATCCCTTTATCGATAAAATTATGAAGGTTATGGTCTTTGTTCTCGGGATCTTTACAATCCTGGCTGTTTTAATGGCGTTGAAAGCATCTGGTATCCATCCGGAGCCGGTTTCGTTGACGGGATTAACCGAATTAAGCGGTATTGCTTTTCTTCTGGCCTTAATGGGGTGGATGCCCGCCCCAATTGATGTGTCAGTCTGGCCTTCTCTATGGGTTAAAGAAAGGCGCATCCAAACCGGACATACACCCAGCCTGGAGGAATCCCTCACGGATTTTCATATTGGTTATATTACGACCGGTATCCTTGCCCTGGCTTTTATTGCCCTTGGAGCTTTGGTCATGTATGGAACGGGTGAACACTTTTCAAACTCATCTGTTGTTTTTTCCAGACAACTTATTGAGCTCTACACCCAAACCCTTGGGACCTGGAGCCGGTGGATTATTGCCCTTATCGCTTTTCTCACGATGTTTTCCACAACGTTAACCACCCTGGATGGCTATTCACGGACGCTGTCGGAAAGTGTTCGTGAACTCTTCTATAGGAATCGAAAATATCCTTTTTCTGTCTTTTGGATGATTGTAGCATTACTGGTCCTGAGCGGGCTATTGATTATTGGTGTGTTCTTAAGTGGTATAAAAACACTGGTGGATGTGGCAACGATTCTGGCGTTTCTTACAGCACCGGTTTTTGCACTTCTCAATTTCCGCCTTGTTTCAGCCCGGCATTTTCCAAAAGAAGACCGCCCCGGTATTTTTATGCAGGTACTTAGCTGGTGTGGTATCCTTTTCCTGACCGGATTCAGTCTGATTTATTTATGGAAAATGATGAGTAGTTAAAAATCTCTTTATAATTTTAGTTTGAGGGATCAATGTGGACTGTTGCTTCGATATCCAATTCTTTCCGAATGGCTGCTTCCAGCTCATCGGCGATTTCATGTCCGTGATCCAGCGTCCATTCACCAGGTAACTCTATATGAAGTGTCATCTCCCGGTGTGTCCCGTATTCATGCATGTGAATGTGATGTATATTCAGCTCTTTTTGGCAGATCTTTTCACCGATTTTCCGGACCCGTTCGATGATTTTGGGAGAGGGGGGATTACCCATAAGACGTGAAGAGGCATCCCGAATGATTTCATAGGCGGAATGAAGAATCAAAAGTGCAACAATGCCTGTCAGCAGACTGTCAATCCACCAGATATATGGTCCTACAAAAATCCCTGCAAGAATGATGAGTGAGGATAGGGCGTCGCTCCGGTGATGCCAGCCATCCGCCCGGACTGACTCCGAATCGGTCTTCCGGCTGATATGAAAGGCGTATTGAGCCATAAGTTCTTTTGAAATAATGGATAAAGATACAACCATAATAGAGATCCAGCCATACTGAACGGCGTTGTGTGAGGATATGTTTTCATAGGCTTTTGTAAAGAATTCCCAGGATACGCCTACCAGCATCATGCCAATGAGAATTGCTGCAATGAGTTCAGCCCGGCCATGTCCAAACGGATGTTCTTTATCTGCGGGTTTCGATGAAATTCTGGCACCCATCAATACAATCAGTGAACTGAGAGAATCAGATAATGTATGCCAGGCATCGGCTATGATAGCTACAGAACCACTGACAAGTCCTCCCCAGTATTTAAGGATAAATAACACAAGATTCCCTGCGATTGAAATATATCCTGCGCGGTTGATGGCTTTCCGTCGTGTATTGCTCATGCTTTTCCTGTTCTATTCCCGGGTTGATTTGTGTATACTTTAAGCCTGAATTTACAAAATGGGAGGC
This window of the Candidatus Neomarinimicrobiota bacterium genome carries:
- a CDS encoding manganese efflux pump MntP family protein — encoded protein: MSLFALFVIAIGLAMDALAVSVSGGLNLGKHHLGKSLKMAVFFGFFQAMMPVIGYYAAIGFKSYIEQVDHWIAFGLLLFIGLKMIWEAFHEIPEDQKTDHFKIRTLLLLSIATSIDALAVGISFALLDIHLLTAVLMIGITTFILSFLGVLIGCRVGCHFSRWADIVGGVILIGIGLHILIEHTVL
- a CDS encoding SOS response-associated peptidase encodes the protein MCGRFALAFTKDVIIEELNGGDWFEYRYPLALPRYNVAPMQYAPVLWKEEKRIILDAFRWGLVPKWAKDESFASRMINARIETLREKPAYRSLVTHHRGVVLSSGYFEWQKIGSVKQPWYIYPAKGSVLPLAGLWDVWNTVDMSPLYTFTIITTDARDDLSHIHTRMPALMNPGQIQPWIEGDLSPDDLKKPDVKTRIHPVSTIVNSPGHDNPQCIRQTEL
- a CDS encoding divalent metal cation transporter; amino-acid sequence: MMKSEKIKGLLSTLGPGILFAGAAIGGSHLVQSTRAGANYGFTLMGLVVLTLVLKYPFFQYSHRYAARTGKSLVEGYREQGQWVLGLFFFFAVIVGIINVAAVTLVTGGLASYLTHWTCHPALSSAAVLAIVLLMIVIGKYPFIDKIMKVMVFVLGIFTILAVLMALKASGIHPEPVSLTGLTELSGIAFLLALMGWMPAPIDVSVWPSLWVKERRIQTGHTPSLEESLTDFHIGYITTGILALAFIALGALVMYGTGEHFSNSSVVFSRQLIELYTQTLGTWSRWIIALIAFLTMFSTTLTTLDGYSRTLSESVRELFYRNRKYPFSVFWMIVALLVLSGLLIIGVFLSGIKTLVDVATILAFLTAPVFALLNFRLVSARHFPKEDRPGIFMQVLSWCGILFLTGFSLIYLWKMMSS
- a CDS encoding cation diffusion facilitator family transporter, whose translation is MSNTRRKAINRAGYISIAGNLVLFILKYWGGLVSGSVAIIADAWHTLSDSLSSLIVLMGARISSKPADKEHPFGHGRAELIAAILIGMMLVGVSWEFFTKAYENISSHNAVQYGWISIMVVSLSIISKELMAQYAFHISRKTDSESVRADGWHHRSDALSSLIILAGIFVGPYIWWIDSLLTGIVALLILHSAYEIIRDASSRLMGNPPSPKIIERVRKIGEKICQKELNIHHIHMHEYGTHREMTLHIELPGEWTLDHGHEIADELEAAIRKELDIEATVHIDPSN